From a single Raphanus sativus cultivar WK10039 chromosome 3, ASM80110v3, whole genome shotgun sequence genomic region:
- the LOC108839085 gene encoding classical arabinogalactan protein 10 yields MASNSIAVFLLLALIVSSAIAQAPGPSPTRSPLPATPPISQPPRTAAPTPSRATAPPPSVTPTAAPTSPPAGSPTSTVASPPAPPTSLTPDGAPDANAPSGPTGSTPNDNNNAAALSAGSFLGFLFVAALLL; encoded by the coding sequence ATGGCCTCAAACTCCATCGCCGTTTTCCTCCTCCTCGCGCTCATAGTTTCCTCCGCCATAGCTCAGGCTCCGGGACCATCTCCGACCAGGTCTCCTCTTCCAGCCACTCCTCCAATTTCTCAGCCTCCTAGAACCGCCGCACCAACTCCATCACGCGCCACCGCTCCTCCGCCGTCCGTCACTCCCACGGCAGCTCCTACTTCTCCTCCGGCTGGCTCACCGACCTCCACCGTCGCTTCACCGCCGGCTCCTCCGACATCCCTTACACCCGATGGAGCTCCTGACGCAAATGCCCCTTCTGGCCCGACAGGATCTACTCCTAACGACAACAACAACGCCGCTGCACTCTCCGCCGGATCTTTCCTAGGATTCCTGTTCGTCGCCGCTTTGTTACTTTAA